One region of Desulfitibacter sp. BRH_c19 genomic DNA includes:
- a CDS encoding chemotaxis protein CheA, which yields MTSDFDMSQYMNIFLDEADEQIQLMDENILLLEKNRDDLDMLNNIFRAAHTIKGASASMGFEKMAEVTHSLENVLDLLRQGRLSVTTEIIDMLLEGLDTIKELKEDIVSGKDSNVNIAILIEKLKTLLDGKGEKDQEFEDQEDQEDQKIEVTSDEAITNKHEKWQTEIAIKFDDIEENLIRVAEIKGYKVWQVVVALVPDCLMKAARAYIVYNNLKDLGEIIKTYPSIEDIESEKFDLEFQMVIVTKEDKDRVENIVKFVSEIDRVKVKEVELNYGVETKDEIVNVDKANNMVAKLFTEKKADVKKEAFKTNQTVRVDVQRLENLMNLVGELVIDRIRLADVEEGLRNRYGTEGLEILEEISLHIGRISGDLQEEIMKARMFPIEQVFNRFPRMVRDLAQKANKEIDFVVEGKETELDRTVIEEIGDPLIHLLRNAIDHGIESPEARKKAGKPTNGVVKLKAVHQENQIIITVEDDGKGIDSDKIIIKALSKGLITEEKAERLTQKEALNLIFIPGFSTAETVSSVSGRGVGMDIVRNHIEKINGMVEINTNLGKGTKFTIRLPLTLAINRSLLVKLDKQVYAFPLANVVEIVDIPINEVKTVSKQEVAVIRGDVLPLYSLQGLLELKKEKQEKEKYSVVVVGLSEKRLGIIVDDLIGEQEIVIKTLGDYLGKIPGLAGATIMGDGTVALILDIRGMMEHTRMGE from the coding sequence ATGACCTCGGATTTTGATATGTCACAATATATGAATATTTTTTTAGATGAAGCTGATGAACAGATACAATTAATGGATGAAAATATTTTGCTCCTTGAGAAAAATAGAGATGATCTGGATATGCTCAACAATATTTTTCGAGCTGCTCACACAATAAAGGGAGCTTCTGCATCCATGGGATTTGAAAAAATGGCAGAGGTAACACATTCCTTGGAAAATGTACTTGATTTGTTACGACAGGGTAGACTTAGTGTAACTACTGAAATTATTGATATGCTTTTAGAAGGCTTAGATACTATAAAGGAATTAAAAGAGGACATCGTTAGCGGGAAGGATTCTAACGTAAATATAGCAATATTAATTGAGAAGTTAAAAACTTTACTTGATGGCAAAGGCGAAAAAGATCAAGAATTTGAAGATCAAGAAGATCAAGAAGATCAAAAGATCGAAGTAACCTCAGATGAAGCTATTACTAACAAGCACGAAAAGTGGCAGACGGAGATAGCTATTAAGTTTGACGATATAGAAGAAAACCTTATTAGAGTAGCAGAAATAAAGGGCTATAAGGTGTGGCAGGTAGTCGTTGCACTTGTACCAGATTGTCTTATGAAGGCTGCCAGGGCATATATAGTATATAATAACTTAAAAGATTTAGGAGAAATAATTAAAACATATCCATCAATAGAAGATATTGAGTCAGAGAAATTCGACTTAGAATTTCAGATGGTTATTGTCACCAAAGAGGACAAGGATAGAGTAGAAAACATAGTAAAATTCGTTAGTGAAATAGATAGGGTAAAGGTTAAGGAAGTTGAATTGAATTACGGGGTTGAGACAAAGGACGAAATAGTTAATGTAGATAAAGCAAATAATATGGTTGCAAAACTTTTTACAGAAAAAAAGGCAGATGTAAAGAAAGAAGCTTTTAAAACTAACCAAACAGTAAGAGTAGATGTTCAGAGATTAGAAAACCTTATGAATCTTGTAGGAGAACTAGTCATTGATAGAATTAGATTAGCAGATGTTGAGGAAGGCTTACGTAATAGATATGGTACAGAAGGGCTAGAGATACTAGAAGAAATATCATTACATATAGGAAGAATATCTGGTGACCTTCAAGAGGAAATAATGAAGGCGCGGATGTTTCCCATTGAGCAGGTATTTAATCGCTTTCCGCGCATGGTTAGAGACCTAGCACAAAAAGCAAATAAAGAGATTGATTTTGTAGTAGAAGGTAAAGAGACTGAACTTGACAGAACTGTAATAGAGGAAATTGGAGATCCCCTCATTCATTTATTAAGAAATGCTATAGACCATGGAATTGAATCCCCAGAGGCTAGGAAAAAAGCAGGTAAACCTACCAATGGAGTTGTTAAACTAAAGGCAGTTCATCAAGAAAATCAAATAATTATAACCGTTGAGGATGATGGTAAGGGGATAGATTCAGATAAAATAATTATAAAAGCACTTTCTAAGGGCTTAATTACAGAAGAAAAAGCAGAGCGCTTGACTCAAAAAGAAGCATTAAACCTTATATTTATACCAGGCTTTTCTACTGCTGAAACTGTTAGTAGTGTTTCAGGTAGAGGTGTAGGTATGGATATAGTAAGAAACCATATTGAGAAAATAAATGGTATGGTTGAAATCAATACTAATTTGGGCAAGGGGACCAAGTTCACTATACGTCTTCCATTAACATTAGCGATTAACAGATCATTGCTGGTTAAGCTTGACAAACAGGTTTATGCATTCCCGTTAGCTAATGTTGTAGAAATAGTGGATATCCCAATAAACGAAGTGAAAACTGTTTCTAAACAAGAAGTTGCTGTTATAAGAGGAGATGTTCTCCCGCTGTACAGCCTTCAGGGTCTATTGGAATTAAAAAAAGAGAAACAAGAAAAAGAAAAATATTCCGTAGTAGTAGTAGGCCTTTCCGAAAAGCGTCTAGGAATTATAGTAGATGATCTTATTGGGGAACAGGAAATAGTGATAAAAACTTTAGGGGATTATTTAGGTAAGATACCTGGTCTTGCAGGAGCAACTATAATGGGTGACGGAACCGTTGCATTAATTCTTGACATTAGGGGAATGATGGAGCATACAAGGATGGGTGAGTAA
- a CDS encoding chemotaxis protein CheW: MSTTENVRREEEQLVVFNLSGETYGVDISTVREIIRMQIITEVPRTPDFVEGVINLRGKVIPVIDLHKRFDLRLVEETSQSRIMVVEVENITVGMIVDSVSEVLRIPKDNIDPPPPVISGVDSAYLRGVGKLENRLIILLDLNQVLHEKEKETLENVAVAQEA; the protein is encoded by the coding sequence ATGAGTACAACTGAAAATGTCAGAAGAGAAGAAGAACAATTGGTTGTTTTCAACCTGTCAGGTGAAACTTATGGGGTAGATATTTCTACTGTAAGAGAAATTATTCGTATGCAAATAATTACCGAGGTTCCCAGAACCCCAGATTTTGTGGAGGGAGTAATAAATTTGAGGGGTAAGGTAATTCCAGTAATAGACCTACATAAGAGGTTTGACTTACGACTAGTGGAAGAAACTTCCCAATCCAGAATTATGGTAGTTGAGGTAGAAAACATTACTGTCGGTATGATAGTGGACTCTGTTTCTGAAGTTTTACGTATACCAAAAGACAACATAGACCCACCCCCACCAGTAATTTCAGGGGTCGATTCAGCTTATCTAAGAGGAGTCGGGAAACTAGAAAACAGATTGATTATACTACTTGATCTAAATCAGGTTCTACATGAAAAAGAGAAAGAAACTCTTGAAAATGTAGCTGTAGCTCAAGAAGCTTAA
- a CDS encoding cobyrinic acid a,c-diamide synthase, with amino-acid sequence MTEKYDIPRIVISAPHGRSGKTTITLGLLSAFTKNGVRVQPFKKGPDYIDPSWHTEVTGINCRNLDCYMMDDNILRESFIKGSQNSNISIVEGAMGLHDGFDLDGTGSTAQVAKIIKAPVIFVVDTRRMTRSVAALVMGFQNFDKDVEIAGVILNQVARVRHETILRGAIEKYCGIPVIGSIPKDSKLSIPDRHLGLIPAQENDKYHNAIEYITKSIQKNIDLKLLISIAKGAQPLEYEMPTNRKDISSRPIKIGVIRDRVFSFYYPENLEALEEQGAELVYINSLNDGSLPDIDGLYIGGGFPEVFAEELEKNTSLRKDIKNKAENGLPIYAECGGLMYLAQKIIIDEKKYNMVGIFNFTVKMENKPQGHGYTRLKVKNANPFFNNANTIIRGHEFHNSKILNLDSTIATFAFNVERGSGIDGSSDGITYKNVLATYNHIHSLAVPQWAQGFISLIKGNKKDNQL; translated from the coding sequence ATGACTGAGAAATATGATATACCTCGAATAGTAATATCAGCACCTCATGGTCGATCTGGTAAAACAACCATTACCCTTGGACTTTTAAGTGCATTTACAAAAAATGGTGTAAGGGTGCAACCTTTTAAAAAGGGACCTGATTACATAGACCCTAGTTGGCATACAGAGGTAACAGGCATCAATTGTCGTAATTTAGACTGCTATATGATGGATGATAATATTTTGAGAGAATCTTTTATCAAAGGTTCCCAAAACTCAAATATTAGTATAGTTGAGGGTGCAATGGGTTTACATGATGGTTTTGATTTAGATGGAACAGGTAGTACAGCCCAAGTTGCAAAAATCATCAAAGCTCCTGTTATATTTGTTGTTGACACCAGGAGAATGACCAGGAGTGTTGCTGCTCTAGTTATGGGGTTTCAAAATTTTGATAAGGATGTGGAGATAGCTGGTGTTATCTTAAATCAAGTTGCCAGAGTACGTCATGAAACCATTCTTAGGGGAGCAATAGAGAAATACTGCGGGATACCAGTTATCGGCTCTATACCAAAGGATAGTAAATTATCTATACCGGATAGGCATTTAGGACTTATTCCTGCACAGGAAAATGATAAGTATCATAATGCAATTGAATACATTACTAAGTCAATTCAAAAAAACATTGATTTAAAATTACTAATTTCTATAGCAAAAGGTGCTCAACCTCTTGAATATGAAATGCCTACAAATAGAAAAGATATATCGAGTAGACCTATTAAAATTGGAGTTATTAGGGATAGAGTTTTTTCCTTTTATTATCCTGAAAACCTTGAGGCATTGGAAGAGCAAGGGGCAGAGCTTGTATACATAAATTCTTTAAATGACGGTTCCCTTCCAGATATAGATGGATTATATATAGGTGGAGGTTTTCCAGAAGTATTTGCTGAAGAGCTTGAGAAAAACACTAGTCTTCGCAAAGATATTAAAAATAAAGCAGAAAATGGATTGCCAATATATGCAGAATGTGGCGGACTAATGTACCTAGCACAAAAGATTATTATAGATGAAAAAAAGTATAACATGGTTGGCATTTTCAATTTCACTGTCAAGATGGAGAACAAACCTCAAGGACATGGCTATACAAGATTAAAGGTTAAAAATGCAAATCCATTTTTTAATAATGCAAATACAATTATAAGAGGACATGAATTTCATAACTCCAAAATATTAAATCTGGATTCCACTATCGCCACTTTTGCATTTAATGTAGAACGGGGCTCAGGTATTGATGGTTCTTCAGATGGTATAACCTATAAAAATGTACTTGCTACATATAATCATATTCACTCTCTAGCGGTACCACAATGGGCGCAAGGTTTTATTAGTTTAATAAAAGGTAACAAAAAAGATAACCAGCTTTAG
- a CDS encoding sulfur relay protein TusE translates to MSSLNVNGVEIELDEDGFLVDPDQWNEEVAILLAKAEEVDELTEEHWHLINYLRNYFKEFGIAPMVRKLCKESGFKLNKVYELFPTGPAKGACKAAGLPKPTGCV, encoded by the coding sequence ATGTCTTCATTAAACGTTAATGGCGTGGAAATTGAATTAGATGAGGATGGTTTTTTAGTTGATCCAGATCAGTGGAATGAGGAAGTTGCTATTCTTCTTGCTAAAGCAGAGGAAGTAGATGAACTAACAGAAGAGCATTGGCATCTTATCAATTATTTAAGAAATTATTTCAAAGAGTTTGGTATTGCACCAATGGTTAGAAAACTTTGCAAAGAATCAGGTTTCAAGTTAAACAAAGTTTATGAGCTTTTCCCAACTGGTCCTGCAAAAGGTGCTTGTAAGGCTGCAGGTTTACCAAAGCCAACAGGTTGTGTATAG
- a CDS encoding ferredoxin yields MMYLITIDQDKCDGCSECVDACPVSIIELVDGKAICEDASECMGCESCVSVCPNEAVKFQEL; encoded by the coding sequence ATAATGTATTTAATAACTATCGATCAGGATAAATGTGATGGTTGTAGTGAATGCGTAGATGCTTGTCCAGTTAGCATTATTGAACTAGTGGATGGCAAGGCTATTTGTGAAGACGCTAGCGAGTGCATGGGCTGTGAAAGCTGTGTGTCTGTGTGTCCAAACGAAGCTGTTAAGTTTCAAGAACTGTAG
- a CDS encoding peptide-binding protein, whose product MSEDNFTPEEIQEKVLAYLNTVDKSKNRDVAKAIGVPKKLVDKQINELAKQDVLEFLYLGTSFVKIKGK is encoded by the coding sequence ATGAGTGAAGATAATTTCACACCTGAAGAGATTCAGGAAAAAGTATTGGCGTATTTAAATACCGTAGATAAATCAAAGAATAGAGATGTTGCTAAAGCTATTGGAGTTCCAAAGAAACTAGTAGATAAGCAAATCAACGAACTTGCAAAACAAGACGTTCTAGAGTTTTTGTACCTTGGAACATCCTTTGTAAAAATTAAAGGTAAGTAA
- a CDS encoding sulfite reductase, with amino-acid sequence MTQVFKPKTDIGPPHYEDQLPQIIKDNYGKWKYHENVRPGVLKHVSETGEALYSVRIGSPRLLSIVTLREFADIADKYCDGHLRFTSRHNVEFLLSDESKVQPLIEEVEGMGWPVGGTGNSLNNIIHTQGWIHCHSAATDASGTVKSVMDELYDYFKYDKLPAKLKISMACCLNMCGAVHCSDIAFVGIHRTIPKINDEGVAKGCEIPNVIASCPTGAIRPNPKAKSVTINEEKCMYCGNCYTVCPSLPIVDPKNDGIAIFVGGKVANARSGPAFSRLAIPWIPNTPPRWPELVEAVVNLTEIWVKHAQPGERYGEWIERIGWEKFFDIAQLPFTDKHIDDFVFSLPTFRTSSNFKF; translated from the coding sequence ATGACACAAGTTTTTAAGCCAAAAACTGATATAGGTCCTCCACACTATGAGGATCAGTTGCCACAGATTATCAAGGACAACTATGGAAAATGGAAATATCACGAGAATGTTAGACCAGGTGTTTTAAAGCACGTTTCAGAAACTGGTGAAGCATTATATTCAGTAAGAATAGGTTCCCCACGTTTGTTATCTATAGTAACATTGAGAGAATTTGCTGATATAGCAGACAAGTATTGCGATGGTCACCTACGTTTTACTAGTAGACACAATGTTGAGTTTCTACTATCAGATGAAAGCAAAGTACAGCCTTTAATTGAAGAAGTTGAAGGAATGGGATGGCCAGTAGGCGGTACAGGCAATTCTTTAAACAACATTATTCACACTCAAGGCTGGATTCACTGCCATAGTGCTGCTACAGATGCATCTGGTACTGTTAAGTCAGTTATGGATGAGTTATATGATTATTTCAAGTATGACAAACTACCAGCTAAGCTAAAAATTTCAATGGCTTGTTGCTTAAACATGTGTGGAGCAGTTCACTGTTCAGATATAGCATTTGTTGGTATTCATAGAACAATTCCTAAAATTAACGATGAAGGTGTAGCAAAAGGTTGTGAAATTCCAAACGTTATTGCTAGTTGTCCAACTGGAGCTATTAGGCCAAATCCAAAGGCTAAAAGTGTTACTATTAATGAGGAGAAATGTATGTACTGTGGTAACTGCTATACAGTATGTCCATCATTACCCATTGTGGATCCAAAGAATGACGGTATTGCAATCTTTGTCGGTGGTAAAGTTGCAAATGCAAGAAGTGGTCCAGCATTCTCACGTTTAGCTATTCCTTGGATACCAAACACTCCTCCAAGATGGCCAGAATTGGTAGAAGCTGTTGTAAATCTAACCGAAATTTGGGTTAAACATGCTCAGCCTGGCGAAAGATATGGCGAATGGATCGAAAGAATTGGTTGGGAGAAATTCTTTGATATTGCACAACTTCCATTTACAGATAAGCATATTGACGATTTTGTTTTCTCATTACCAACATTTAGAACCAGCTCTAACTTTAAGTTTTAA
- a CDS encoding sulfite reductase, dissimilatory-type subunit alpha: MTENKRPMLDELKKGKWPSFVKEIEKMEDKNAATKDLLGLLETSFEDNSVHWKHGGIVGVTGYGGGVIGRYSDLGDKYPSVAEFHTMRVNQPSGWFYSSETLRNLCDIWEKHGSGLTNMHGATGDAILLGTTTPHLQPCFNELSNSGFDLGGSGSNLRSPSCCAGMARCENACIDTMDLCHDLTNEFQDYLHRPMWPYKSKIKISGCANDCVSSIARADLSLIGTWRDNIRIDQEQITEYGKSGYDILNLVVKKCPSKCISFNQETFEFKVDDENCVRCMHCINKMPKGLRIGKDTGVTILIGGKATLVQSAFLSWVLVPFMKVNKEDGYAELKDLFERIWDWWDENAKVRERVGELIYRKGMRTFLKEVGLEPKPQMVKHPRANPYFFWWPEELEEMNNHTFKQAASDAEVK; encoded by the coding sequence GTGACAGAGAACAAAAGGCCGATGTTAGATGAGCTTAAAAAAGGCAAATGGCCAAGCTTTGTAAAAGAAATTGAAAAAATGGAAGACAAGAATGCAGCAACAAAAGACCTATTAGGTCTTCTGGAAACATCATTTGAAGATAATAGTGTTCACTGGAAACACGGAGGTATCGTTGGTGTTACAGGCTATGGTGGAGGAGTAATTGGTAGATACTCAGATCTAGGGGACAAATATCCTAGTGTTGCTGAGTTTCACACAATGAGAGTTAATCAGCCAAGTGGGTGGTTTTACTCAAGTGAGACATTAAGAAATCTATGTGATATTTGGGAAAAACATGGAAGTGGTTTAACAAATATGCATGGTGCAACTGGTGATGCTATCCTTTTAGGAACAACAACTCCACACTTACAACCATGCTTTAACGAACTTTCAAATAGTGGATTTGACCTTGGTGGATCAGGTTCAAACTTAAGAAGTCCAAGTTGTTGTGCAGGTATGGCTCGTTGCGAAAACGCATGCATTGATACTATGGATTTATGCCATGACTTAACTAACGAGTTTCAGGATTATCTCCACAGACCAATGTGGCCATACAAGTCAAAAATAAAAATTTCTGGTTGTGCTAATGATTGTGTGTCATCTATTGCACGTGCAGACCTTTCTCTAATTGGAACATGGAGAGATAACATCAGAATAGACCAAGAGCAGATTACAGAATATGGTAAGAGTGGTTATGATATTTTAAATCTTGTTGTCAAGAAGTGCCCATCTAAGTGTATTAGCTTCAATCAAGAAACTTTTGAGTTTAAGGTTGATGATGAGAACTGTGTAAGATGTATGCATTGTATTAACAAGATGCCAAAAGGATTAAGAATTGGTAAAGATACAGGAGTTACAATTCTAATTGGTGGTAAAGCTACACTTGTTCAGTCAGCTTTCTTATCATGGGTTCTTGTACCATTCATGAAGGTTAACAAAGAAGATGGTTATGCGGAACTTAAAGATTTATTTGAAAGAATTTGGGACTGGTGGGATGAAAACGCCAAAGTTAGAGAAAGAGTTGGCGAATTGATTTACAGAAAAGGAATGAGAACCTTCTTGAAAGAAGTTGGCCTAGAACCTAAGCCGCAAATGGTTAAGCATCCAAGAGCTAACCCATACTTCTTCTGGTGGCCAGAAGAACTTGAAGAAATGAACAATCATACATTTAAGCAAGCAGCTTCAGACGCGGAGGTGAAGTAA
- a CDS encoding menaquinol oxidoreductase, with translation MGIQVSLLMVVALILGVYLGVEVIGMQFLFGVLIPYIAFAAFVFGLVYRIVKWSRSPVPFRIPTTCGQQRSLPWFKQNKIDNPSTKAGVIIRMFFEVVFFRSLFRNTKAQLVDGNNGKKVVYHWEKWLWLAGLVFHWSFLIVVVRHLRFFTEPVPGFVQFLQSIDGAFQVNLEALYLTGIALLVAVTYLFIRRVLIPHVKYISLPADYFPLLLIFGIASSGILMKYFFRVDIIRVKELAMGLVTFNPTVPGDIGVIFYIHLFLVSTLLTYFPFSKLTHMAGIFMSPTRNMVNNNRAQRHVNPWNYPVAVHTYEEYEDEYRDKMKGVGLPVDKE, from the coding sequence ATGGGTATACAAGTTTCTTTACTCATGGTTGTTGCACTCATTTTGGGTGTTTACCTGGGAGTAGAGGTTATAGGAATGCAGTTCCTCTTTGGGGTGTTAATCCCCTATATAGCCTTTGCAGCTTTCGTGTTTGGTCTTGTTTATCGTATTGTAAAATGGTCACGATCTCCTGTTCCATTTCGCATACCTACAACATGTGGCCAGCAAAGGTCATTACCATGGTTTAAACAAAATAAAATCGATAACCCTTCTACAAAAGCAGGGGTTATAATAAGAATGTTTTTCGAAGTAGTATTTTTTAGATCATTGTTTAGAAATACCAAAGCTCAACTAGTTGATGGAAATAATGGCAAAAAGGTTGTATATCATTGGGAAAAGTGGCTTTGGTTGGCAGGTCTGGTATTCCACTGGTCGTTTTTGATAGTTGTTGTAAGGCATCTTAGATTTTTTACAGAACCAGTGCCGGGCTTTGTCCAATTTCTTCAAAGTATAGATGGAGCTTTTCAGGTGAATTTGGAAGCTCTGTATTTAACTGGTATTGCACTTTTAGTTGCTGTGACATACCTATTTATTAGAAGGGTACTTATTCCACATGTAAAATATATATCGCTACCTGCTGACTATTTTCCGCTATTATTGATCTTTGGAATAGCCTCTTCTGGGATATTAATGAAATATTTTTTCAGGGTAGACATAATCCGTGTTAAAGAATTGGCTATGGGCCTTGTGACATTTAACCCAACAGTTCCTGGTGATATTGGAGTAATCTTTTATATTCACCTTTTCTTGGTTAGCACACTACTCACTTACTTCCCATTTAGTAAGCTAACACACATGGCAGGTATATTTATGAGCCCAACACGTAATATGGTTAATAACAACAGAGCTCAAAGACATGTTAATCCATGGAATTATCCTGTGGCTGTCCATACCTATGAAGAATATGAAGATGAGTACCGAGACAAGATGAAAGGCGTTGGCTTACCTGTCGACAAAGAGTAG